In a genomic window of Clavelina lepadiformis chromosome 7, kaClaLepa1.1, whole genome shotgun sequence:
- the LOC143464777 gene encoding PACRG-like protein, with the protein MSNRTAATGQTKPRSAEQKRKPLPSAKLNPKTVDPFAKKSSQSAFESVYTKGGIPCRLVHGSVKHKLKWDVPKDEVAFDPVLVTLAEGLRETRHPYTFVSIEGFKELLTASGAAQKASPLLFKVAPSLRLALSSKDSGAFTRGLIALSHLSDCVGNELDPILKILMTSLARRMSSDRTQRDEITAVLQKLELNGSREVLPIIKAKVPAYCSAFS; encoded by the exons ATGTCAAATCGAACAGCTGCAACTGGTCAAACCAAACCAAGATCTGCTGAACAGAAACGTAAGCCACTTCCGTCAGCCAAGCTTAACCCAAAGACAGTTGATCCA tttgcaaagAAATCTTCGCAGTCTGCGTTTGAATCGGTGTATACAAAAGGAGGCATCCCTTGCCGGCTCGTGCATGGTTCAGTGAAGCATAAATTAAAATGGGATGTTCCAAAAGATGAGGTCGCATTCGATCCTGTATTAGTCACTTTAGCAGAG GGTTTGCGTGAAACCCGACATCCATACACATTTGTCTCCATAGAAGGCTTCAAAGAGTTACTAACTGCATCTGGAGCAGCTCAGAAAGCCTCCCCACTTCTTTTTAAGGTTGCTCCATCATTGAGACTTGCTTTGAGTTCTAAAGATAGTGGAGCATTCACGCGGGGTTTAATCGCATTGTCCCATCTTAGTGACTGCGTTGGAAATGAGTTAGATCCAATATTGAAG ATTTTGATGACAAGCCTAGCAAGACGAATGTCATCAGATAGAACACAGAGAGATGAGATCACAGCTGTGCTTCAAAAGCTTGAACTAAATGGGAGCAGAGAAGTTTTGCCGAtaataaaagcaaaagttCCAGCCTATTGCTCCGCCTTTTCTTAA
- the LOC143464778 gene encoding putative ATP-dependent RNA helicase DHX34: MDSFNWERHRTTLNKIFFRDKDFIKEGTKEYDDFWLFFKKFQVYEARRKSKESHSASSSNLSSSLNIPMQYHPRYRINISIVTKDIDEKVHSHRHHKEKKKRKRKHESYDDDFGCEDDELSSERISQFRSVILHYLDFCQKQDFVKLKKLKTEQANLPIAHYKDEIVKAVKENKVTIVAGDTGCGKSTQVPQYLIEAGFTHVACTQPRRIAAISLSKRVAYETLNQYGSEVAYQIRFEGTKTKATRILFLTEGLLLRQIQQDHTLKQYNVIILDEVHERHLQSDFLLGLLKILSSSGHREDLRLVLMSATINLELFSEYFQGSPVIQVPGRLYPIQVQYLPIPVEEQTGKTSRLDPRPYVRILQRIDKKYPSSERGDLLVFLPGMQEITTVEGASQAYAEETGRWIILPLHSTLSIEEQDKVFDMAPEGVRKCILSTNIAETSVTVDGVRFVADSGRVKEMSYDAQYKMKKLQEFWISRASSEQRKGRAGRTGPGVSYRLYSEDDYDALADYSTPEIQRVPLDSLILQMKSMGISDVRSFSFIEPPPEGAMNDALRVLTEHGAIDSDENITALGEMLAQLPVDVAIGKMLIMGSLFDFIEPVMSVASVLSVQSPYTRSAYNNPEACTRRRPIESDHGDPITLLNLFDEWIQMKSDSRSSSRKWCKRRCLEEQRFYEMANVKRQFQDLLKDNALLAAIDDKDIPETSYKRRQRHADKKRLRELKNEERFQSRKRKVLKRTDGKYEIDNSDDDNDNADNHPSTSITSNVKDLEFKIRHDLDKLYKASSVRRNFTLRDIIMLKIILVSGLYPQLAFPDDCNNYSPDSDQIFHTKNKLFVVLHPNGYFSHHPQELEPTGREDNSLKKEGQSGHRGLLGHRHQLLTYVSLLETTKPYLVNTMRVPALQTLLLFAQSLDTNADCRRIVADGWIEINLVDANAAQSIIASMLQLRNAWDQLLKLRLEATKNESHEGFTLVRKSKKLQHFLSKKLAEFLDSRLEYRLRRFTTLERQKLYVGPGVNDDDVVEGGFGISMTKAVPDAVKGGMKLADYLTYNCLQELEESSLSGDYLRQFWTCPVCQIKMPMTVGERLRHQAACGGSNAEETNQETAADSKTSTSLPQLQRSYHCDVCDEDFMFSAVEILKHKRTHKA; the protein is encoded by the exons ATGGACAGCTTTAACTGGGAGCGACATAGAACTACCTTAAACAAA ataTTTTTTCGAGACAAGGACTTTATAAAAGAAGGAACAAAGGAATATGATGATTTTTGgctcttttttaaaaaatttcaagtgtATGAAGCCAGGAGGAAAAGCAAGGAAAGTCACTCAGCTTCGTCGTCTAATTTATCATCTTCTTTGAATATTCCTATGCAGTATCATCCAAG ATACAGGATaaatatttccattgttaCAAAGGATATTGATGAAAAAGTTCACTCTCATAGACATCATAAAGagaagaaaaaaaggaaaag AAAACATGAAAGCTACGATGATGATTTTGGATGTGAGGATGATGAGttgtcttcagagcgaatatCTCAGTTTCGTTCCGTAATTTTACATTACCTTGATTTCTGCCAAAAACAAGATTTCGTAAAGCTTAAAAAGCTAAAGACAGAGCAAGCAAATTTACCAATAGCGCATTACAAAGATGAAATTGTGAAAGCAGTCAAGGAAAACAAA GTTACTATTGTTGCTGGAGACACTGGCTGTGGAAAATCAACGCAAGTTCCTCAATATCTAATTGAGGCAGGATTTACCCACGTTGCATGCACACAGCCTAGAAGGATCGCTGCAATTTCATTGTCTAAACGAGTTGCTTACGAAACGCTCAATCAGTACGGCTCTGAAGTTGCCTACCAAATAAG aTTTGAAGGCACAAAGACTAAAGCTACACGAATCCTGTTTCTAACTGAGGGTTTGCTCCTGAGGCAAATACAACAAGACCACACACTGAAGCAGTACAATGTTATAATTTTGGATGAG GTCCATGAGCGTCATCTACAATCTGACTTCTTGTTGGGAttgcttaaaattttgagCAGTTCTGGTCATCGGGAAGATCTCAGACTGGTGCTGATGTCTGCCACCATCAATCTCGAATTATTCTCCGAGTACTTTCAGGGGTCTCCTGTTATCCAAGTCCCTGGTCGGTTATATCCCATCCAAGTGCAATATCTTCCCATACCAGTG GAAGAACAAACAGGTAAAACAAGCAGGCTAGACCCTCGACCTTATGTTCGGATTTTGCAACGGATTGATAAGAAATATCCATCGTCAGAACGTGGCGATTTGTTGGTATTTTTACCTGGGATGCAG GAAATCACAACAGTGGAAGGGGCTTCCCAGGCTTACGCAGAGGAAACCGGAAGATGGATAATTCTTCCTCTTCACAGCACTTTGTCAATTGAAGAGCAAGACAAG GTATTTGATATGGCCCCAGAAGGAGTTCGAAAATGCATTTTATCGACAAACATCGCCGAGACTTCCGTAACCGTCGATGGAGTGAGGTTTGTCGCCGACTCAGGCCGAGTAAAAGAAATGAGTTACGATGCCcagtacaaaatgaaaaagctGCAAGAGTTCTGGATAAGTCGGGCCAGTTCGGAACAAAGAAAAG GTAGAGCTGGAAGAACTGGTCCAGGCGTTTCTTATCGTCTTTACTCCGAAGATGATTATGATGCACTTGCTGATTATTCTACTCCAGAGATACAAAGAGTTCCACTTGATTCCTTGATACTGCAG ATGAAAAGTATGGGAATATCCGATGTTCGATCCTTTTCATTTATTGAGCCACCACCGGAGGGAGCAATGAATGATGCTCTTCGCGTGCTTACGGAACACGGAGCAATCGATTCGGATGAAAATATAACTGCACTCGGGGAGATGCTTGCTCAACTTCCTGTGGATGTCGCTATTG GTAAAATGCTGATTATGggaagtttgtttgatttcattGAACCAGTGATGTCGGTCGCCTCAGTGCTTAGTGTGCAATCTCCTTATACAAGATCTGCTTACAATAACCCAGAAGCCTGTACAAGACGAAGACCCATAGAGTCGGACCATGGAGACCCAATAACTCTTTTGAACTTATTCGATGAATGGATTCAG ATGAAAAGTGACAGTAGGTCATCAAGCCGAAAGTGGTGCAAAAGACGTTGTCTGGAAGAGCAGAGATTCTATGAGATGGCCAATGTTAAGCGACAATTTCAAGACCTTCTTAAG GACAATGCCTTACTTGCGGCCATTGATGACAAAGACATTCCGGAAACAAGTTACAAAAGAAGGCAGCGCCATGCTGATAAGAAGAGATTGAGAGAACTCAAGAACGAGGAGAG GTTTCAGTCCAGAAagagaaaagttttaaaaagaacGGATGGAAAATATGAAATAGACAATTCTGATGACGATAATGACAATGCAGATAACCACCCCAGTACGTCAATCACAAGCAATGTCAAGGACCTTGAATTTAAAATAAGACATGACCTTGACAAGCTCTATAAG GCTTCAAGCGTACGAAGAAACTTTACTTTGCGTGACATCATAATGTTGAAAATTATCTTAGTCTCAGGCCTGTATCCACAGCTTGCGTTTCCAGACGATTGCAACAATTATTCACCAGATTCTGACCAA ATTTTCCATACAAAGAACAAATTATTTGTGGTCTTACACCCGAATGGTTACTTCTCACACCATCCACAAGAACTAGAACCAACCGGACGGGAGGATAACTCGCTAAAGAAAGAGGGGCAGTCAGGTCACAGGGGCCTGCTAGGCCATCGTCATCAGTTGCTCACCTATGTTTCTCTCCTTGAGACAACAAAACCTTACCTCGTCAATACAATGAGG GTTCCCGCTTTACAAACTCTTCTGCTCTTCGCGCAATCACTTGATACCAATGCTGACTGTAGAAGGATTGTAGCTGATGGGTGGATTGAAATTAATCTTGTCGATGCGAATGCTGCACAGAGCATAATCGCATCCATGTTGCAGCTGCGGAATGCCTGGGATCAGCTTCTTAAGCTTCGATTGGAAGCAACGAAAAATGAAAGCCACGAAG GGTTTACGTTGGTGAGAAAAAGCAagaaactgcaacattttctCAGCAAAAAACTCGCTGAATTTCTTGACAGCAGATTGGAATATCGCTTGCGTCGATTTACTACTTTAGAAAGACAAAAGCTATATGTTGGCCCAGGAGTGAATGACGATGACGTAGTTGAAG gAGGTTTTGGAATATCCATGACAAAAGCCGTTCCAGACGCAGTCAAAGGAGGAATGAAACTTGCGGATTACCTTACTTATAACTGCTTGCAAGAACTGGAAGAAAGTAGCCTGAGCGGTGATTATTTGAGACAATTTTGGACGTGTCCTGTTTGTCAGATAAAAATGCCAATGACAGTTGGTGAACGCTTACGTCATCAAGCTGCATGTGGTGGAAGTAATGCAGAG GAAACTAATCAAGAAACTGCAGCTGATTCAAAGACCTCGACCAGCCTTCCACAACTGCAACGTTCCTATCACTGCGACGTGTGCGATGAAGATTTCATGTTTTCAGCCGTTGAAATACTGAAGCATAAAAGAACACACAAAGCGTGA
- the LOC143464779 gene encoding uncharacterized protein LOC143464779 translates to MCIAGVITKQAQISRGICRNCRFETCFSSKHSFIRLTPSQSSCFLLSYSSYSNWGSEKLKQLQDVTHKNWSNFYEKYEEFVGLKDVQDAQAEVRKAEKKFLQARHEERAVLREVSTIRDQLKNVRERLSHVNYSSPLYPQLANEQHELVTKEEQIKIKIDSVEEKERDTFLELSAAMRDSYEKERARVERTKNWSLIGTVVGTVLGMLGSAYINRVRTKDLQHMIKEKDQNEEIKTKIGEVLPNMQSQYDDIKEEIKQLQVCLVNKLLSEPIPAKATASSMVNDESLNADATTKLSEIVTVLNSFKQVLQSFQNQLLQLLEDASLNHELLTEQNEQLGELIKSIDVMSNSNESSPYVESKIDKQLSIINSKLDQICQAFPYIDNNITGAPLKSMKLETVTRKEKLSEDESTSSYRRPPVIDIILWGGVMMAIYHILRV, encoded by the exons ATGTGCATTGCGGGTGTGATTACCAAACAAGCTCAAATATCGAGGGGCATCTGCAGAAACTGTCGTtttgaaacttgtttttcGAGCAAGCATTCCTTTATTAGGCTCACCCCTTCGCAATCTTCCTGTTTTCTTTTATCATATTCTTCTTATTCAAATTGGGGCAGCGAAAAACTTAAGCAATTACAAGATGTGACACATAAAAACTGGTCTAACTTCTACGAAAAATATGAAGAATTTGTTGGTTTAAAAGATGTCCAAGATGCACAAGCAGAAGTGCGAAAG gcAGAGAAAAAATTTCTGCAAGCCAGACATGAAGAACGTGCTGTTTTGCGAGAGGTTTCAACAATTCGGGATCAGTTAAAAAATGTGAGAGAACGTCTGAGCCATGTCAATTACTCGAGTCCACTGTATCCTCAACTTGCAAATGAGCAACATGAACTTGTGACAAAAGAGGAACA aataaaaataaagatagACTCTGTTGAAGAAAAAGAACGTGACACATTTTTAGAACTTTCTGCTGCGATGAGAGACAGTTACGAAAAAGAACGAGCAAGGGTTGAACGAACCAAAAATTGGTCCCTTATTGGGACTGTTGTTGGTACAGTCCTTG GTATGTTGGGATCTGCTTACATCAACCGAGTGCGTACAAAAGACCTCCAACACATGATAAAGGAAAAAGATCAgaatgaagaaataaaaaccaaGATAGGAGAG GTTTTACCCAACATGCAAAGTCAATATGATGATATCAAAGAAGAAATCAAGCAATTGCAAGTTTGTCTGGTCAATAAATTATTGTCTGAACCAATCCCAGCAAAGGCTACGGCATCATCGATGGTAAATGATGAATCATTAAATGCTGatgcaacaacaaaattatctGAGATAGTTACAGTGCTCAATTCTTTCAAGCAG GTGctgcaaagttttcaaaaccAGCTTCTTCAACTTCTTGAAGACGCCTCCCTTAATCACGAGTTACTAACTGAGCAAAACGAACAACTTGGTGAACTGATCAAATCAATTGATGTAATGTCAAATTCAAACGAGTCTTCACCTTATGTAGAAagcaaaattgacaaacaaCTTTCCATAATCAATTCCAAATTGGACCAGATATGCCAAGCTTTTCCTTATATTGATAACAATATAACTGGTGCACCACTCAAAAGTATGAAATTAGAGACTGTGACACGCAAGGAGAAATTGTCGGAAGATGAGTCAACGTCAAGTTACAGGCGCCCTCCAGTGATTGATATTATCTTATGGGGCGGCGTAATGATGGCAATATATCATATACTCCGCGTATAG
- the LOC143464780 gene encoding uncharacterized protein LOC143464780 codes for MKMDLLVKSFSRLTSSNQHVYSRTMYCFTSYASLSRATFPVIGIQGQPLQAANFVRKNFLQQNEVNLQRQLSNSFSSLSLSNTKVFVNKLTYGNSLVNQLLPFMPSIPHRNVTVVSRNRGKRKTAKIIIKRFRRLGNGLWVRRQSGYKKRMWVKLLRKGNPSLIWRHRRHLICNRWQSKLLDKMVTDYWKKQKWYVDDPYKGYTDESLFYYHPLKLPWNKKGKPDDHYKYALHRYRQSNILRIRRKKAHNEVIHSHRQKPIPPAHMGYTCVG; via the exons ATGAAGATGGATTTGCTTGTAAAATCATTCAGTCGCTTAACAAGCAGCAACCAACACGTGTATAGCCGAACTATGTACTGCTTTACTTCATATGCGTCATTGTCCAGAGCAACATTTCCAGTCATTGGCATTCAGGGTCAACCATTACAAGCTGCAAATTTTGTacgaaaaaactttttacaacaaaatgaAGTGAATCTTCAAAGACAATTGAGTAACAGCTTTAGTTCATTGTCTTTAAGCAACACCAAAGTTTTCGTGAACAAACTAACGTATGGAAACAG CCTTGTAAATCAACTGTTACCATTCATGCCTTCCATTCCACATAGAAATGTAACAGTTGTCAGCCGAAACAGaggtaaaagaaaaactgcaaaaattaTAATCAAGCGATTTCGTAGGTTGGGAAATGGGCTTTGGGTCCGAAGACAG TCAGGATACAAGAAAAGAATGTGGGTTAAACTTCTAAGAAAGGGGAACCCCAGCTTAATTTGGCGTCATCGCCGACATTTAATTTGCAACCGTTGGCAGTCAAAACTATTAGATAAAATGGTTACAGATTATTGGAAGAAGCAAAAATG GTATGTTGACGACCCTTACAAAGGTTACACTGACGAGAGTTTGTTCTATTATCACCCACTGAAGCTTCCGTGGAATAAAAAAGGAAAGCCAGATGATCACTATAAATATGCCCTCCACCGATACAGGCAGTCAAACATACTTCGTATTAGAAGAAAGAAAGCCCATAACGAAGTGATTCACTCCCACAGACAAAAGCCCATCCCGCCAGCTCACATGGGTTATACGTGTGTTGGGTAG
- the LOC143465827 gene encoding BCL2/adenovirus E1B 19 kDa protein-interacting protein 3-like encodes MSSNLKQFEVINTEETDDDLAESWVAIQCSDRESIVSMGSGTRCLQSSCDANMEQLLYEAQQEGSTPSISRIPSKCSSVVNSPPRPQSLQNSATGSVPGSPLVSGHHSPDDDIAPLKDVLPKLIGEEKKAEWVWDWSSQPTCKQMKKTQFRHPKRKGTLLSLRNTKAMKYDFLSWEFMQIFIPTLVISNLLAFGVGVYVGKRIASAKNT; translated from the exons ATGTCTTCTAATTTGAAACAGTTTGAAGTTATTAATACAGAAGAAACTGACGATGATCTTGCAG AGTCGTGGGTTGCTATCCAATGCAGTGATAGAGAGAGCATTGTGAGCATGGGAAGTGGAACGAGATGTCTTCAATCTTCATGTGATGCGAACATGGAACAACTTCTTTATGAAGCCCAACAGGAAGGTTCTACTCCATCCATATCGAGAATCCCATCAAAATGCAGTTCTGTTGTTAACAG CCCACCAAGACCCCAAAGTCTGCAGAACAGCGCCACAGGCTCAGTGCCAGGGTCACCTCTTGTAAGTGGTCACCATTCTCCTGATGATGATATCGCTCCA TTAAAGGATGTGCTGCCAAAGTTAATTGGCGAAGAAAAGAAAGCAGAATGGGTTTGGGATTGGTCGAGTCAACCCACCTGTAAACAAATGAA GAAAACCCAGTTTAGGCATCCAAAAAGGAAGGGAACTTTGCTGAGTTTACGGAACACAAAGGCAATGAAATATGATTTCCTGTCATGGGAATTTATGCAGATTTTCATTCCAACTTTGGTTATATCAAATTTATTGGCCTTTGGTGTCGG tGTCTATGTTGGAAAAAGAATCGCATCTGCAAAAAACACATGA
- the LOC143465692 gene encoding sideroflexin-2-like, with protein sequence MINKITVMEQTDVAVKPERLQVDIDKPRWDQSTFVGRLKHFATITDMRKLFASEKKLDKAKELVNQYRSGACSPGTTEEQLWQAKQLYDSAFHPDTGDKMNLFGRMTFQVPGGMTLTGLLLHFYRTPVEVALSQWGNQSFNALVNYTNRNAASEISTKQMLAAYLSATGAALGVALGLNAYSKKAPPVVARWVPFAAVAAANAVNIPLTRQSELIHGVTVTDADGNELGLSKKCAERGISQVLLSRVLMAAPGMVFLPMMMESLNKRAWFRRATWLHLPFQTFGVGVFLVAMVPIACSLFPQRASMDVKQLENELQDEIRKRFGKNVDKVYFNKGL encoded by the exons ATGATCAACAAGATAACCGTAATGGAACAAACTGATGTTGCTGTAAAACCAGAACGTCTTCAGGTTGATATCGATAAACCAAGATGGGACCAATCCACCTTTGTTGGTCGATTGAAACATTTCGCCACGATCACAGATATGAGGAAACTATTTGCTTCTGAAAAGAAACTTGACAAAGCTAAAGAATTGGTTAACCAATACAG ATCAGGTGCTTGCTCACCAGGTACCACAGAAGAACAACTTTGGCAAGCAAAACAGCTTTATGATTCAGCTTTCCACCCAGATACAGGAGATAAAATGAATCTTTTTGGTAGGATGACTTTTCAAGTTCCTGGTGGAATGACACTAACCGGCTTGCTTTTGCATTTCTACAG AACTCCAGTTGAGGTAGCCCTGTCACAGTGGGGAAATCAATCCTTTAATGCCCTTGTCAATTACACAAATCGCAATGCGGCATCAGAAATATCTACAAAACAAATGCTTGCGGCATATTTATCTGCAACTGGAGCAGCATTGG GAGTTGCACTTGGGCTTAATGCTTACTCAAAAAAGGCGCCACCTGTTGTTGCTCGTTGGGTTCCTTTTGCAGCAgttgctgctgcaaatgctgTTAATATTCCTCTCACAAGACaaag TGAATTGATTCATGGTGTTACAGTAACTGATGCTGATGGAAATGAACTTGGCTTATCAAAG AAATGTGCTGAGAGAGGGATAAGCCAAGTACTGCTGTCTCGAGTTTTGATGGCAGCTCCAGGAATGG TTTTCCTTCCCATGATGATGGAAAGTTTGAACAAGCGGGCTTGGTTCAGAAGAGCTACATGGCTACATCTCCCATTCCAAACATTTGGCGTTGGCGTGTT CTTGGTTGCTATGGTGCCAATAGCGTGTTCATTGTTTCCACAGAGAgc ATCTATGGATGTGAAACAGTTAGAAAATGAACTACAAGACGAAATAAGAAAGCGATTTGGCAAAAATGTTGACAAAGTGTATTTCAACAAAGGTTTATGA
- the LOC143465693 gene encoding vesicle transport protein SEC20-like yields MSWAERVRHRKKHVSVSPNLCKEEIVKLSCSVKAIIQDIWACKGPLGALSDLNKAARTQISLLKSKIRELEDISNEVDNERLRMDLKQLVENQTRQLQYTQATLRKANLSCKLSIDNREKDALLGSREIRAQEIRHRQENSNKSLAQTGSEITENLLSITRMMDNTVKQSSATLQTLVTSSKSISDTNEELKDQSGLIHTGHRLLTKYNRREFTDKILIFLAMALFFATVLYILKRRLF; encoded by the exons ATGAGTTGGGCTGAAAGAGTGAGACATCGAAAGAAACACGTTTCTGTTTCTCCTAATCTTTGCAAAGAAGAAATTGTGAAGCTTAGCTGCTCTGTCAAGGCAATTATTCAG GACATATGGGCATGCAAGGGTCCACTTGGGGCATTGAGCGATTTAAACAAGGCCGCCAGGACACAAATCAGCCTGTTGAAGTCAAAGATAAGGGAACTTGAAGACATTTCCAATGAGGTGGACAATGAGAGACTTCGCATGGATTTGAAGCAACTTGTGGAAAATCAAACTCGTCAACTACAGTA TACCCAAGCAACACTTCGTAAAGCAAACTTATCATGCAAGCTCTCCATTGATAATAGGGAGAAGGATGCACTTCTAGGATCCAGAG AAATCAGGGCGCAAGAGATTCGACATCGCCAGGAAAATTCAAACAAGTCACTGGCACAAACAGGAAGTGAGATCACAGAAAACCTCCTAAGCATCACTCGCATGATGGACAACACAGTCAAACAGAGCTCAGCTACACTTCAGACCTTGG tgacgtcatcaaagaGCATTAGTGACACGAACGAAGAACTGAAAGATCAGTCTGGACTCATCCATACTGGTCATCGACTCCTGACCAAGTACAACCGCAGAGAATTCACCGACAAGattttaatctttttagcAATGGCGCTCTTCTTTGCCACTGTTCTTTACATTCTTAAGAGAAGATTGTTTTGA
- the LOC143465056 gene encoding uncharacterized protein LOC143465056 isoform X1 yields the protein MTTSVTLAALSADLRRYYLAKPNITRTRHDGLKYTDRNLQTINERKKVVTQAKLQPRTPRRKRHKTKLSMTSTVMSPRSRSSSQMTPRKAIPEYDTRLDEHQQTYVLSPVMMNTLRKTMNSQKGRVFTEPTDKIGFHGPRRPLLLSYPVSPRHVGRAMFVKTYRRSQSVSPERVPSLLDSKTAKETIKLAYNMRTSESKDDNPSPKKLPRPKTVPPPQSRAERLAKEKGFILDGIALSSIQDDFGKIQPKLGPAIPPYNSHFDPYVKNYFTYKGLDETLHKTGQTRRNSESIQGKTVDRFHYVGVGHDYLSRRNKSGSGYSRDVVDGHDQFLQDPKPMNGYNGKFGFRRNTPLLRHCPSPFGTASRSSTF from the exons atGACCACCAGTGTTACATTGGCTGCCCTGTCAGCGGATCTGAGACGTTACTACTTAGCGAAGCCTAACATTACTCGTACGAGGCATGACGGTTTGAAATATACAGACAGAAATCTTCAAACAATCAACGAAAGAAAGAAAGTAGTGACCCAAGCCAAACTGCAGCCAAGAACACCACGTAGAAAACGTCACAAAAC AAAACTAAGCATGACGTCCACCGTGATGTCACCGCGTTCGAGGTCATCAAGTCAGATGACGCCACGAAAGGCGATTCCAGAATACGACACGCGATTGGACGAACATCAGCAGACGTACGTCCTCTCACCAGTCATGATGAACACACTAAGG AAAACAATGAACAGCCAAAAAGGCAGAGTCTTCACTGAACCCACCGACAAAATTGGGTTCCATGGACCACGACGACCCCTCTTATTGTCCTATCCGGTGTCACCACGTCACGTGGGAAG GGCTATGTTTGTGAAGACTTACAGAAGGTCACAGAGTGTGTCACCTGAGCGAGTTCCATCGCTGCTGGACTCAAAAACAGCCAAGGAGACAATAAAACTCGCCTACAACATGAGAACA AGTGAATCCAAAGATGACAACCCATCTCCGAAGAAACTGCCTCGCCCTAAGACGGTCCCTCCTCCTCAGAGCAGAGCGGAGAGGCTAGCAAAGGAGAAGGGATTCATCTTGGATGGAATTGCACTCAGTTCGATTCAG GACGATTTTGGAAAAATTCAACCCAAACTGGGCCCGGCAATACCCCCGTACAACTCACATTTTGACCCCTATGTAAAGAACTACTTTACATATAAAGGTTTGGATGAGACCTTGCACAAGACTGGACAG ACTCGAAGGAACAGCGAGTCGATTCAAGGCAAAACGGTAGACAGGTTTCATTACGTTGGAGTTGGGCATGATTACCTGTCGAGACGAAACAAATCGGGATCAG GCTACTCACGAGACGTGGTGGATGGTCACGATCAGTTTCTTCAAGATCCTAAACCGATGAATGGTTACAACGGAAAATTCGGCTTCCGACGGAATACACCATTATTGCGTCACTGCCCTTCACCTTTTGGCACTGCAAGTCGATCAAGCACGTTTTGA
- the LOC143465056 gene encoding uncharacterized protein LOC143465056 isoform X2 has product MTSTVMSPRSRSSSQMTPRKAIPEYDTRLDEHQQTYVLSPVMMNTLRKTMNSQKGRVFTEPTDKIGFHGPRRPLLLSYPVSPRHVGRAMFVKTYRRSQSVSPERVPSLLDSKTAKETIKLAYNMRTSESKDDNPSPKKLPRPKTVPPPQSRAERLAKEKGFILDGIALSSIQDDFGKIQPKLGPAIPPYNSHFDPYVKNYFTYKGLDETLHKTGQTRRNSESIQGKTVDRFHYVGVGHDYLSRRNKSGSGYSRDVVDGHDQFLQDPKPMNGYNGKFGFRRNTPLLRHCPSPFGTASRSSTF; this is encoded by the exons ATGACGTCCACCGTGATGTCACCGCGTTCGAGGTCATCAAGTCAGATGACGCCACGAAAGGCGATTCCAGAATACGACACGCGATTGGACGAACATCAGCAGACGTACGTCCTCTCACCAGTCATGATGAACACACTAAGG AAAACAATGAACAGCCAAAAAGGCAGAGTCTTCACTGAACCCACCGACAAAATTGGGTTCCATGGACCACGACGACCCCTCTTATTGTCCTATCCGGTGTCACCACGTCACGTGGGAAG GGCTATGTTTGTGAAGACTTACAGAAGGTCACAGAGTGTGTCACCTGAGCGAGTTCCATCGCTGCTGGACTCAAAAACAGCCAAGGAGACAATAAAACTCGCCTACAACATGAGAACA AGTGAATCCAAAGATGACAACCCATCTCCGAAGAAACTGCCTCGCCCTAAGACGGTCCCTCCTCCTCAGAGCAGAGCGGAGAGGCTAGCAAAGGAGAAGGGATTCATCTTGGATGGAATTGCACTCAGTTCGATTCAG GACGATTTTGGAAAAATTCAACCCAAACTGGGCCCGGCAATACCCCCGTACAACTCACATTTTGACCCCTATGTAAAGAACTACTTTACATATAAAGGTTTGGATGAGACCTTGCACAAGACTGGACAG ACTCGAAGGAACAGCGAGTCGATTCAAGGCAAAACGGTAGACAGGTTTCATTACGTTGGAGTTGGGCATGATTACCTGTCGAGACGAAACAAATCGGGATCAG GCTACTCACGAGACGTGGTGGATGGTCACGATCAGTTTCTTCAAGATCCTAAACCGATGAATGGTTACAACGGAAAATTCGGCTTCCGACGGAATACACCATTATTGCGTCACTGCCCTTCACCTTTTGGCACTGCAAGTCGATCAAGCACGTTTTGA